A region of Sphingomonas crusticola DNA encodes the following proteins:
- a CDS encoding efflux RND transporter permease subunit yields the protein MIGIVRIALLRPLTFIVMAILILIVGVLAAIRTPVDIFPNIGVPVIATAWQFQGLSPGEMSGRIITPFERVLTTTVNNIDHIESQSLPGIGVVKIYFQPGADIRTATAQVTSVSQSVLRQLPPGITPPLILNYNASTVPILQLALSGKGLSEGQMFDIGQNQVRTGLVTVPGAAIPYPSGGRTRQVQIDLDPQALQSKGLSAQDVGTAIAAQNQITPAGFAKIGGFQYVVALNNAPNSIEALNDLPIKQVEGATVFMRDVAHVRDGSAVQTNVVHVDGSRSVLITILKNGATSTLAIVQGIKDALPKIQETLPAALRIVPIGDQSLFVKAAISGVVKEGAIAAALTSAMILLFLGSWRSTVIIAISIPLAILSAIIALSATGNTLNIMTLGGLSLAVGILVDDATVTIENINWHLEQGKGVKQAILDGAAQIVTPAFVSLLCICIVFVPMFFLPGVAGFLFVPLALAVVFAMIASFILSRTLVPTMAMYLLRRHQPGEDEHAAGSATSTNPLVRFQRGFEGRFEHVRTRYGTQLERALGTPKPFVIGFMAIVLLSFLLVPFLGQNFFPTVDAGQIAMHVRAPIGSRIEDTAAQFDRIERRIRQVIPADELVSVVDNIGLPVSAINTTYNNSGTIGPQDGDVLIQLTKHHRPTADYVRKLREALPGAFPGSTFSFLPADITSQILNFGAPAPIDIQVTGKDGDANAAFAQTILKRIAAIPGVADARIQQSTRYPQLNVAIDRSRIGPLGLTERDVTNSLGSSLAGTQQSAPVFFLNPENGVSYPVVAQTPERQVASISDLSNVPITGATGSTPQVLGGIGTITRGTSPAVVSHYNIAPAVDIFATPNGRDLGAVAGDIQRVIKSLKAQTPKGTTVTLRGQYATMKTAFSGLGFGLIGAIVLIYLLIVVNFQSWLDPFVIITALPGALAGIIWILFTTGTTLSVPALTGAIMCMGVATANSILVVSFAREKLAEHGEAVRAALEASMTRFRPVLMTALAMIIGMLPMALGLGEGGEQNAPLGRAVIGGLAVATFATLMFVPVIFSLVHKNRRVAAAPTLDDHPLEDAHA from the coding sequence ATGATCGGCATAGTTCGCATCGCCCTGCTTCGACCGTTGACGTTCATTGTCATGGCGATCCTGATCCTGATCGTGGGGGTGCTCGCCGCCATCCGCACGCCGGTCGACATTTTCCCGAACATCGGCGTGCCTGTCATCGCGACCGCCTGGCAATTTCAGGGCCTGTCGCCGGGAGAGATGTCGGGCCGGATCATAACACCCTTTGAGCGCGTGCTGACGACCACGGTCAACAATATCGACCATATCGAAAGCCAGTCGCTGCCCGGCATCGGCGTCGTGAAAATCTATTTTCAGCCGGGCGCCGACATCCGCACCGCCACCGCCCAGGTGACATCCGTCTCGCAGAGTGTCTTGCGGCAATTGCCGCCGGGCATCACCCCGCCACTGATCCTCAACTATAATGCCTCGACCGTCCCGATCCTGCAGCTCGCTTTGTCGGGCAAGGGCCTGTCGGAGGGGCAGATGTTCGACATCGGCCAGAACCAGGTTCGCACCGGGCTGGTGACCGTGCCGGGTGCGGCGATTCCCTATCCGTCGGGCGGGCGCACCCGCCAGGTGCAGATCGATCTCGATCCCCAGGCGCTGCAGTCCAAGGGTCTGTCCGCTCAGGATGTCGGTACCGCGATCGCCGCGCAGAACCAGATCACGCCGGCCGGCTTCGCCAAGATCGGCGGCTTTCAATATGTCGTCGCGCTCAATAACGCGCCCAATTCGATCGAGGCTTTGAACGATCTGCCGATCAAGCAGGTCGAAGGCGCCACCGTGTTCATGCGCGACGTCGCCCACGTCCGCGACGGCTCCGCGGTGCAGACCAACGTCGTCCATGTCGACGGCTCGCGCTCGGTGCTGATCACCATCCTCAAGAACGGCGCGACCTCCACGCTTGCGATCGTCCAGGGGATCAAGGACGCGCTGCCCAAGATCCAGGAAACGCTGCCGGCCGCGCTCAGGATCGTGCCGATCGGCGATCAGTCGCTGTTCGTGAAGGCGGCGATTTCGGGCGTGGTCAAGGAAGGCGCCATTGCCGCCGCGCTGACCAGCGCGATGATCCTGTTGTTCCTGGGATCATGGCGCTCGACCGTGATCATCGCCATCTCGATCCCGCTCGCCATCCTGAGCGCGATCATCGCTTTGTCGGCGACCGGCAACACGCTGAACATCATGACATTGGGCGGCCTCAGCCTGGCGGTCGGCATCCTCGTCGACGACGCCACCGTCACGATCGAGAATATCAACTGGCACCTCGAACAGGGGAAGGGCGTCAAGCAGGCGATCCTCGATGGCGCCGCGCAGATCGTCACGCCGGCGTTCGTGTCGCTGCTGTGCATCTGCATCGTCTTCGTGCCGATGTTCTTCCTGCCGGGGGTCGCCGGTTTCCTGTTCGTACCGCTGGCGCTGGCGGTGGTGTTCGCGATGATCGCCTCGTTCATCCTGTCGCGCACGCTCGTGCCGACGATGGCAATGTATCTGCTCAGGCGGCACCAGCCGGGCGAGGATGAGCATGCCGCCGGCAGCGCGACGTCGACCAATCCGCTGGTGCGCTTCCAGCGCGGTTTCGAGGGGCGCTTCGAACATGTCCGCACCCGCTATGGAACCCAGCTGGAACGCGCGCTGGGCACGCCCAAGCCGTTCGTGATCGGCTTCATGGCAATCGTGTTGCTGTCGTTTTTGCTGGTGCCGTTTCTCGGCCAGAATTTCTTTCCGACCGTCGATGCCGGCCAGATCGCCATGCATGTGCGCGCGCCGATCGGCAGCCGGATCGAGGATACGGCCGCCCAATTCGATCGGATCGAGCGCCGCATCCGCCAGGTCATCCCGGCCGACGAACTGGTGTCCGTGGTCGACAATATCGGCCTGCCGGTCAGCGCGATCAACACGACCTACAATAATTCGGGTACGATCGGCCCGCAGGACGGCGACGTGCTGATCCAGCTTACCAAGCATCATCGTCCGACCGCCGATTATGTCCGCAAGCTGCGCGAGGCGCTGCCCGGCGCCTTCCCGGGCTCGACCTTCAGCTTCCTGCCGGCGGATATCACCAGCCAGATCCTCAATTTCGGCGCGCCGGCGCCGATCGATATCCAGGTCACGGGCAAGGATGGCGATGCCAATGCCGCCTTCGCGCAGACGATCCTCAAGCGGATCGCGGCTATCCCCGGCGTCGCCGACGCGCGCATCCAGCAAAGCACGCGCTATCCCCAGCTCAACGTCGCGATCGACCGCAGCCGCATCGGCCCGCTCGGCCTGACCGAGCGCGACGTCACCAACAGCCTCGGCAGCTCGCTCGCCGGCACGCAGCAAAGCGCGCCGGTCTTCTTCCTCAATCCCGAGAATGGCGTGTCCTATCCGGTTGTGGCGCAGACCCCCGAACGCCAGGTCGCCTCGATCAGCGACCTTTCGAACGTGCCGATCACCGGCGCCACCGGCAGCACGCCGCAAGTGCTGGGCGGCATCGGCACGATCACGCGCGGCACCTCGCCGGCGGTCGTATCGCATTACAATATCGCGCCCGCGGTCGACATCTTTGCGACCCCCAACGGGCGCGATCTGGGCGCAGTCGCGGGAGATATCCAGCGGGTGATCAAGTCGCTCAAGGCGCAGACCCCCAAGGGGACGACGGTCACGCTGCGCGGCCAATATGCGACGATGAAGACCGCTTTCTCGGGCCTCGGCTTCGGCCTGATCGGCGCGATCGTGCTGATCTATCTGCTGATCGTGGTGAACTTCCAGAGCTGGCTCGATCCGTTCGTGATCATCACCGCTTTGCCGGGCGCGCTGGCGGGCATCATCTGGATCCTGTTCACCACCGGCACCACCCTGTCGGTGCCGGCGCTCACCGGCGCGATCATGTGCATGGGCGTGGCCACCGCCAATTCGATCCTGGTGGTCAGCTTCGCGCGCGAGAAACTCGCCGAACATGGCGAGGCGGTCCGCGCCGCGCTGGAAGCCAGCATGACCCGCTTTCGTCCGGTTCTGATGACCGCGCTGGCGATGATCATCGGCATGCTGCCGATGGCGCTCGGTCTGGGCGAAGGCGGCGAGCAGAATGCGCCGCTCGGCCGCGCCGTGATCGGCGGCCTCGCGGTCGCGACCTTCGCCACGCTCATGTTCGTGCCGGTGATTTTCAGCCTCGTGCACAAGAACCGCCGCGTCGCCGCCGCGCCGACGCTGGATGACCATCCCCTGGAGGACGCCCATGCCTGA
- a CDS encoding efflux RND transporter periplasmic adaptor subunit produces the protein MPEHVPEQGSTGSLKKIGIVALLVALAIVAWGLFSRWHSDRQLATWTEAQSEPAVSVIHPTGLATGDGLTLPGTLQAYNSAPIFARTNGYVRRWLVDIGDRVSAGQVLAILDAPEVDQQLAAARADLQTARANQELARSTAARWSNLLSKDAVSRQEADEKLGDLKAKSAAANAAAADVARLGATQGFTRLVAPFAGTITSRSTQIGQLVSAGTAGSAPLFTVSDISRIRIYVRVPQNYSGQIHVGMEANLTLPEYPGRTFTAVLTRTAGAVDPASGTVLVELQAANGDRALKPGSYAQVSFPLHGSTGTVQLPASALIVGQSGTQVALLGRDGKAVLKSVTVGRDNGATVEITAGLSPQDRVIDSPPDSLQAGDKVRIAPAAPAAGKPDAKG, from the coding sequence ATGCCTGAACATGTGCCTGAACAGGGCAGCACCGGATCGCTCAAGAAAATCGGCATCGTCGCGCTGTTGGTGGCGCTGGCGATCGTCGCCTGGGGCTTGTTCAGCCGCTGGCATAGCGACCGGCAGCTGGCGACCTGGACCGAGGCGCAATCCGAGCCGGCCGTTTCGGTGATCCACCCGACCGGCTTGGCCACCGGCGATGGGTTGACCCTGCCGGGAACGCTCCAGGCCTATAACAGCGCGCCCATCTTTGCGCGCACCAACGGCTATGTCCGTCGCTGGCTGGTGGATATTGGCGATCGGGTGAGCGCCGGCCAGGTGCTCGCCATCCTGGATGCGCCCGAGGTCGATCAGCAGCTCGCAGCCGCCCGCGCCGACCTTCAGACCGCGCGCGCAAACCAGGAATTGGCCCGCTCGACCGCCGCCCGCTGGAGTAATTTGCTGTCCAAGGATGCGGTCTCGCGCCAGGAGGCTGACGAGAAATTGGGTGACCTCAAAGCCAAGTCCGCCGCCGCCAATGCGGCGGCCGCCGATGTCGCCCGGCTGGGCGCGACCCAGGGCTTCACCCGCCTGGTCGCGCCGTTCGCCGGCACTATCACCAGCCGATCGACGCAAATTGGCCAGCTCGTTTCAGCGGGCACGGCCGGCTCGGCGCCGTTGTTCACGGTGTCGGACATCAGCCGCATCCGTATCTATGTGCGCGTGCCGCAGAATTATTCCGGGCAGATCCATGTCGGCATGGAGGCGAATTTGACCCTTCCCGAATATCCCGGGCGGACCTTTACCGCCGTGCTGACCCGCACCGCCGGCGCGGTCGATCCCGCCTCGGGTACCGTACTGGTCGAATTGCAAGCCGCCAACGGCGACCGCGCGCTCAAGCCCGGCTCCTACGCGCAGGTGAGTTTCCCGCTCCACGGCAGCACCGGCACGGTCCAGCTGCCGGCAAGCGCGCTCATCGTCGGCCAGAGCGGGACGCAGGTCGCGCTGCTCGGCCGCGACGGCAAGGCAGTGCTCAAGTCGGTGACGGTCGGCCGCGACAATGGCGCCACGGTCGAGATCACCGCCGGCCTGTCGCCGCAGGATCGCGTGATCGACAGCCCGCCGGATTCGCTCCAGGCGGGCGACAAGGTGCGGATCGCCCCCGCCGCCCCGGCGGCAGGAAAGCCCGATGCGAAGGGCTAG
- a CDS encoding efflux transporter outer membrane subunit, with amino-acid sequence MRRARRALLAATAISLAGCSLAPDYRPPAVPTAAAYKEVTGWQPAGTAVAPSGQWWQAFGDPTLNALEARIEAANPSLAAAAARYAQARALVGEARADLFPQVDAQVNSGRSRESANRPFSPGTTSTFTTTQLGASLSYELDLFGRVRNNIRAAEAGAQASASDLAGVRLGLQASLASDYFDMRGLDARIVLLRQTVDAYGRASDLTNTRHAGGIASGIDVSRADAQLASARAELDAVLADRANLEHAIAILVGESPSTFALPVLDTNIAPPEVTAGLPSTLLERRPDIAAAERRMFEANARIGVARAALFPSISLGASGGFESTGHSLLSASSGFWALGPIGAALSLFDGGARRAQVRLTRAQYEEVAADYRATVLTAFREVEDNLALARQLAKQEQNLQAAVRAAERTRDLSLIRYRDGASDYLEVVTAQTAALDAERALLQARTRRLNVQVDLARALGGTAG; translated from the coding sequence ATGCGAAGGGCTAGGCGCGCTCTCTTGGCGGCGACCGCAATTTCCCTCGCCGGCTGTTCGCTTGCGCCGGATTATCGCCCGCCGGCAGTGCCGACCGCGGCCGCCTACAAGGAAGTCACCGGCTGGCAGCCGGCTGGCACGGCGGTCGCGCCATCGGGACAATGGTGGCAGGCGTTCGGCGATCCGACGCTGAACGCGCTCGAAGCGCGCATCGAGGCCGCCAATCCCAGCCTCGCCGCCGCCGCGGCGCGCTATGCCCAGGCACGCGCGTTGGTGGGTGAGGCGCGCGCCGATCTGTTTCCGCAGGTCGATGCGCAGGTGAATAGCGGCCGCAGCCGCGAATCCGCCAACCGGCCCTTCTCGCCCGGCACCACCAGCACCTTCACCACCACCCAGCTCGGCGCCTCCTTGTCCTACGAGCTCGATCTGTTCGGGCGGGTCCGCAACAATATCCGCGCGGCAGAGGCAGGCGCGCAGGCGAGTGCGTCCGATCTGGCGGGCGTCCGGCTCGGCCTGCAGGCGTCGCTCGCCAGCGATTATTTCGACATGCGCGGGCTCGACGCGCGGATCGTGCTGCTGCGGCAGACGGTCGACGCCTATGGCCGGGCGTCGGACCTGACCAACACGCGGCATGCCGGCGGGATCGCCTCCGGCATCGACGTGAGCCGCGCCGACGCCCAGCTCGCCAGCGCACGCGCCGAACTCGACGCCGTGCTGGCCGACCGCGCCAATCTGGAACATGCGATCGCGATCCTGGTCGGCGAGAGCCCGTCGACATTCGCGCTGCCGGTGCTCGACACCAACATCGCCCCGCCCGAAGTGACCGCCGGCCTGCCCTCGACCCTGCTCGAGCGCCGCCCCGACATTGCCGCCGCCGAACGCCGCATGTTCGAGGCCAATGCCCGCATTGGCGTCGCCCGCGCCGCCTTGTTTCCCAGCATCTCGCTCGGCGCTTCGGGCGGGTTCGAAAGCACCGGCCACAGCCTGCTGTCCGCCTCCAGCGGCTTCTGGGCGTTGGGCCCGATCGGGGCCGCTTTGTCACTGTTCGACGGCGGCGCGCGGCGCGCCCAGGTGCGGCTGACCCGCGCCCAATATGAGGAGGTCGCCGCCGATTATCGCGCGACCGTGCTCACCGCCTTTCGCGAGGTCGAGGATAATCTGGCGCTGGCCCGTCAACTGGCCAAGCAGGAGCAGAATCTGCAGGCTGCGGTGCGCGCCGCGGAGCGCACGCGCGACTTGTCGTTGATCCGCTACCGCGACGGCGCGTCCGATTATCTCGAGGTCGTCACCGCCCAGACCGCCGCGCTCGATGCCGAGCGCGCCTTGTTGCAGGCGCGCACTCGCCGGCTGAACGTCCAGGTCGATCTGGCGCGCGCCCTCGGAGGGACCGCCGGTTAG
- a CDS encoding VOC family protein, which produces MNARRLLPLLALCAAFAPVARAAEPAGRITGVGGVFFKSKDPKALMAWYRDVLGIKVEAWGGAALAYDAPDHPAVVTLNAFRPTSKYFDPSTREFMLNFAVDDLSAFLDRLKAKGVAVLARNDDASGKFAWIVDPDGTKIELWEPAPQ; this is translated from the coding sequence ATGAATGCGCGTCGCCTGTTGCCGCTTCTGGCGCTCTGCGCCGCATTTGCGCCCGTCGCCCGGGCGGCCGAGCCTGCCGGCAGGATCACGGGCGTCGGCGGTGTCTTCTTCAAAAGCAAAGATCCCAAGGCCCTGATGGCCTGGTATCGCGACGTGCTTGGCATCAAGGTTGAGGCATGGGGTGGCGCGGCGCTGGCCTATGATGCGCCCGACCACCCGGCCGTGGTGACCCTCAACGCCTTCCGTCCCACGAGCAAATATTTCGACCCCTCGACGCGCGAGTTCATGCTGAATTTCGCGGTGGACGACCTCTCCGCCTTCCTTGATCGGCTGAAGGCGAAGGGCGTCGCCGTGCTGGCGCGCAACGACGATGCGAGCGGCAAGTTCGCCTGGATCGTTGATCCCGACGGGACGAAGATCGAGCTGTGGGAGCCCGCGCCCCAGTAA
- a CDS encoding CocE/NonD family hydrolase yields MKRIAAGLAAVSLIAVQLSAAVPAQDYAKYTPEALEKELAQIGVSRLGVMVPMRDGVGLSTDIYTPKDAKGPLPTILWKTPYNEHKLRGSTFRYVLESVKRGYVFIVQNERGRYFSQGKWEILGRPQTDGYDTLSWIAKQPWSNGKVGTLGCSSSAEWQLALAGMNHPAHAAMVPMSAGAGIGKVGRFQEQGNWYTGGVPRNLFFVWLYGVDNPLRAELPASLTDEKMRARIEAYNDLDASKPKVDWNKQIKHLPVDQLLSDLGEPPATFEQFIDRTPADPGWRQGGLYHEDMGWGVPALWFNTWYDVSIGPNLELFNAARAATTDKEASANQYAVVAPEPHCQYARLGPNTIVGERDMGDTSFDVDGAIYGWFDRWLKGDAKAFPTSTPRVRYYLMGANRWQTASQWPPKDAQPLRLYLRSGGHANSLNGDGRLAAEAPPATEAADRYRYDPMNPVQTIGGGDCCNGGIVVPGAFDQRPIEARGDVLVYTSDPLPKPIDVVGFVDAVLKVSSSAKDTDFAVKLVDVAPDGTAWIIGDTILRARYRDGFDKPALMAPGQVYTLHPTPIATAIQFGAGHRIRVEVTSSNFPKFVRNLNTGGPNESEKTGVVADNAVHHAGDDRSYIELPVIR; encoded by the coding sequence ATGAAGAGGATCGCTGCCGGCCTTGCCGCCGTCTCGCTCATTGCCGTTCAGCTTTCCGCCGCCGTCCCCGCTCAGGATTATGCCAAATATACGCCCGAGGCCTTGGAAAAGGAGCTGGCCCAGATCGGCGTCTCGCGCCTAGGAGTGATGGTGCCGATGCGCGACGGGGTCGGCCTGTCGACCGACATCTACACGCCTAAGGATGCCAAGGGGCCGCTTCCCACCATCCTGTGGAAGACGCCCTATAACGAGCACAAATTGCGCGGGAGCACCTTCCGCTACGTTCTGGAATCGGTGAAGCGCGGTTATGTCTTCATCGTTCAGAACGAGCGCGGCCGTTATTTCTCGCAGGGCAAATGGGAGATATTGGGCCGTCCCCAGACCGACGGCTATGACACGCTGAGCTGGATCGCCAAGCAGCCCTGGTCCAACGGCAAGGTCGGCACGCTCGGCTGCTCCTCCTCGGCCGAATGGCAATTGGCGCTGGCCGGCATGAACCATCCCGCGCACGCGGCGATGGTGCCGATGTCGGCGGGCGCGGGCATCGGCAAGGTCGGCCGCTTCCAGGAGCAAGGCAATTGGTACACGGGCGGCGTGCCCCGCAATCTCTTCTTCGTGTGGCTGTACGGGGTCGACAATCCGTTGCGCGCGGAGCTGCCCGCCTCACTCACCGATGAGAAGATGCGCGCGCGGATCGAAGCCTATAACGATCTCGACGCGAGCAAGCCGAAGGTCGACTGGAACAAGCAGATCAAGCATCTCCCGGTCGATCAATTGCTCTCCGATCTGGGCGAGCCGCCGGCCACGTTCGAGCAGTTCATCGATCGCACGCCGGCCGATCCCGGCTGGCGCCAGGGTGGCCTGTACCACGAGGATATGGGCTGGGGCGTGCCGGCACTCTGGTTCAACACCTGGTACGACGTCTCGATCGGGCCGAACCTGGAATTGTTCAACGCCGCCCGCGCCGCGACCACCGACAAGGAAGCGAGCGCCAACCAATATGCGGTGGTCGCGCCGGAGCCGCATTGCCAATATGCCAGGCTCGGGCCCAACACGATCGTCGGCGAGCGCGACATGGGCGACACCAGCTTCGATGTCGATGGCGCCATCTACGGCTGGTTCGATCGCTGGCTGAAGGGAGATGCGAAGGCCTTCCCGACGTCGACGCCGCGCGTGCGTTATTATCTGATGGGCGCCAACCGCTGGCAGACGGCGAGCCAATGGCCGCCGAAGGATGCCCAGCCGCTGCGCCTCTATCTGCGCTCGGGCGGCCATGCCAATTCGCTCAATGGCGATGGCCGGCTCGCCGCCGAGGCGCCGCCCGCGACCGAGGCGGCCGACCGCTATCGCTACGATCCGATGAACCCGGTGCAGACGATCGGCGGCGGCGATTGCTGCAACGGCGGCATCGTCGTGCCGGGCGCGTTCGACCAGCGCCCGATCGAGGCGCGCGGCGATGTGCTCGTCTACACCAGCGATCCACTCCCCAAGCCGATCGACGTCGTCGGCTTCGTCGACGCCGTGCTGAAGGTCTCGTCCAGCGCGAAGGACACGGACTTTGCGGTCAAGCTGGTCGACGTTGCCCCTGACGGGACCGCCTGGATCATCGGCGATACCATCCTGCGCGCCCGCTATCGCGACGGCTTCGACAAGCCGGCGCTGATGGCGCCGGGCCAGGTCTACACGCTTCACCCGACACCGATCGCCACCGCCATTCAGTTCGGTGCCGGCCACCGTATCCGGGTGGAGGTGACCTCCTCCAACTTCCCCAAATTCGTGCGCAACCTCAACACCGGCGGACCCAATGAAAGCGAGAAGACCGGGGTTGTCGCCGACAATGCGGTGCATCATGCCGGCGACGACCGCAGCTATATCGAGCTGCCGGTCATCCGTTAG
- a CDS encoding phasin family protein translates to MTDKDIAKAKVAAKPRKRAVSKPVAQSKAAKAAIELAAAGEAVAKQLTPSPAQLAENLEAVTSPAIESDPIVAPAADTVEPATIIEEDIKMATVTSPTDAANQAQAAFGDVSNRFKTAFEKSTKIGEELVDFAKGNVEAVIASSKVAAKASESLGQDAAEYGKKHFEAATAAFKSFATVKSPTELFQLQSDFAKASFDSMVAEASRVSETLMKVAGDVAQPISTRYALAAEKIKSTAL, encoded by the coding sequence GTGACCGACAAGGACATCGCCAAAGCCAAAGTGGCTGCCAAGCCGCGCAAGCGGGCAGTGTCGAAGCCGGTCGCCCAAAGCAAGGCCGCAAAGGCCGCTATCGAACTCGCCGCGGCCGGGGAAGCCGTGGCGAAGCAGTTGACGCCGTCGCCGGCGCAGCTTGCAGAAAACCTTGAGGCCGTGACGTCGCCGGCCATTGAAAGCGACCCCATCGTTGCGCCGGCCGCCGACACAGTCGAGCCCGCAACCATCATTGAGGAAGACATCAAAATGGCTACCGTAACTTCGCCCACCGACGCCGCCAACCAGGCCCAGGCCGCTTTCGGCGACGTGTCGAACCGCTTCAAGACCGCGTTCGAGAAGTCGACCAAGATCGGTGAAGAGCTGGTCGATTTCGCCAAGGGCAATGTCGAGGCGGTGATCGCTTCGTCCAAGGTTGCCGCCAAGGCAAGCGAGTCGCTCGGCCAGGACGCCGCCGAATATGGCAAGAAGCATTTCGAAGCCGCGACCGCTGCCTTCAAGAGCTTCGCCACCGTCAAGTCGCCGACCGAGCTGTTCCAGCTGCAGAGCGATTTCGCCAAGGCGTCGTTCGACTCGATGGTCGCCGAAGCGTCGCGCGTCAGCGAGACGCTGATGAAGGTTGCCGGCGACGTCGCCCAGCCGATCTCGACCCGCTACGCGCTCGCCGCCGAGAAGATCAAGTCGACGGCGCTGTAA
- a CDS encoding glutathione S-transferase family protein — protein MAWQLYQFPLCPFSRKVRLLLGEKGEGCELVRESPWEQRDEYIDMNPAGQTPVLVDRAQNLVLLDSTAICEYVEETVEKSTMLPGTAANRAEVRRLVAWFDQKFHDEVGRPLLYERMEKRLVHRISPDAKVLREAMRLANSHLDYVDWLLDHRRWIGGPLFSLADLAAAAHISVADYLGGIDWRGHEHTRHWYSGMKSRPSFRSLLGERMEVIAPPDHYDKVDF, from the coding sequence ATGGCCTGGCAGCTCTATCAATTCCCGCTCTGTCCGTTTTCCCGCAAGGTTCGCCTATTATTGGGCGAAAAGGGGGAGGGGTGCGAGCTGGTGCGCGAGAGCCCGTGGGAGCAGCGCGACGAATATATCGACATGAATCCGGCGGGGCAGACGCCGGTATTGGTCGATCGCGCGCAGAATCTGGTGCTGCTCGATTCGACGGCGATCTGCGAATATGTGGAAGAGACGGTCGAGAAATCGACGATGCTCCCCGGCACCGCCGCCAACCGCGCCGAGGTGCGCCGGCTGGTCGCCTGGTTCGACCAGAAATTCCACGACGAGGTCGGGCGGCCGTTGCTGTACGAGCGAATGGAGAAAAGGCTGGTCCACCGCATCTCGCCCGACGCCAAGGTTTTGCGTGAGGCGATGCGACTGGCCAACAGCCATCTCGATTATGTCGACTGGCTGCTCGACCATCGGCGATGGATCGGCGGACCGTTGTTCAGCCTCGCCGATTTGGCGGCGGCGGCACATATTTCGGTCGCGGACTATCTCGGAGGGATCGACTGGCGCGGACACGAACATACACGTCATTGGTATTCGGGGATGAAAAGCCGGCCGAGCTTCCGCTCGCTGCTGGGCGAGCGGATGGAAGTGATCGCGCCGCCGGATCATTATGACAAGGTCGATTTCTGA